In the Candidatus Margulisiibacteriota bacterium genome, GATGTCTATGTGTATAAAGAACTCGCTGAGTGCTTGAAAAGACCATTTCCCTATATATTTGGAGAAGCCGACCAGATTGGTGGTGGAGTTCCAGCTGTTGAGATAAAGGAGTTGTTGGAGGGACAAGTGTTTTATATAAAGGGTATTCGGTTTGAGCCTTTATTAGGATTTCACGGGAAGATGAAGGTTTTTGGGTTTTTGTTTGACGATACTGTGTATATTACAGATGTAAATGAATTGCCAGCGCAAACAATGTCTTTAATTAATAATAAAAATACTGTGATTATTAATGCCCTAAGATATGTAGCTCATTCTACTCACTTTAATGTAGATGAAAGCGTACGACTTATTGAGAAGGTGAAGCCTAAGAAAGCATATTTTGTTCATACAACTCATGATTTGGAGTATGATAAGTTAAATAGTGAATTGCCGGATAATATTGAAATGGGTTACGATGGCTTAACTGTTAAATTATAAGGAGGATGTAAATGAAATACGTATGTAGTGTCTGTGGGCTGGAGAAATATTCAGAAGATAATCAAGAAATTCCAATGTGTTGTAGTGAAAAGATGTCTCCTTGCACAAAGGTACAAGATGCAGAAATGGCTAAGTTTACTGACAAAGA is a window encoding:
- a CDS encoding MBL fold metallo-hydrolase; this encodes MSLKLTLLGTGTSDGVPLIGCNCAVCTSKNSKNIRLRTSAWIHNEDQSISILIDCGPDFREQALRHGIRRVDAVLITHTHWDHIAGIDDLRPLALKNGKEIRRGNKIDVYVYKELAECLKRPFPYIFGEADQIGGGVPAVEIKELLEGQVFYIKGIRFEPLLGFHGKMKVFGFLFDDTVYITDVNELPAQTMSLINNKNTVIINALRYVAHSTHFNVDESVRLIEKVKPKKAYFVHTTHDLEYDKLNSELPDNIEMGYDGLTVKL